In one Chryseobacterium camelliae genomic region, the following are encoded:
- a CDS encoding DUF6443 domain-containing protein translates to MKKIIIPISALFVMDFAHAQLSTTENYVYSKTYLSDPTEPNVRTSETVQYFDGLGRPKQVVNIKATPTSKDVVTKIEYDQFGRQTIDYLPVPQTGTQNGAIYTNPLANAPNTPYGTEKIYAEKQLENSPLDRILSQKQAGIAWNDKPVQFGYDVNINGEVKKYVATFDYTTFTAFITLSTTSYTTGQLYKNTITDEDGNKTIEFKNGQGQIVLIRKMLNATDSADTYYIYNDYDQLAYVLSPKAVDQIKNLGAGAAIPDTVLNNLCYQYKYDSKNRLVEKRLPGKDWEYMVYDKADRLIATQDANLRPSSTWLVTKYDKFGRVAYTGLMPLPGKTREWLQDTTNLFVITENRDAQGFTMSGMQIYYTNGLYQQIETILSVNYYDTYPVGTPAFTPTIPNQSVILTDNMSSELNTKGLALASYVKNIEDNNWTKNYNYYDTKGRVIGTHSINYLGGYTQTESKLDFTGLAQQAITRHKRMSGDNERMILETFEYDAQNRLKVHIHKVDNNPEEEILAQNEYNELSQLATKKVGGKDALTPLQTIDYTYNIRGWMTQINDPTNLGATDLFGYKINYNQVEGEEVPHSGYLDLKVKPKFNGNIAEVSWKTATTPNDNLRRYGYVYDSLNRLQAGFYQKDNNPSAREYFEKIDYDLNGNISHLERSGGLLQNYTIAEAFDNLTYHYQDNDNSNRLSTVSDASNNYGGYPEVPGTAIAYDLNGNMTSHEDKGILGIQYNHLNLPDNLIFNQTYFFRNIFTGENETRNITTQYLYRADGAKLKKTYTYGTGKTSSEAYKVTDYLDGFQYEAQGNIFIAPTLKFVATSEGYYNFENNKYIYNYTDHLGNVRLSYSKSINGSAEVLEENNYYPFGLKHEGYNNIGGNAAYQYKYNGKELQTESGMYDYGARMYMPDLGRWFNQDPLSEEYRKWSPYNYAMNNPISFIDPDGRGVESTGVKDNKDGTYTVVNAKNDGNTGVYITDEKGNYDINSSKKIAESHLPTEFMQANNITGKFEGHINATFSLNPEYNMKINGKAYKNLNGNDIKNIYVNLFKQQTKGMGWYDTLSYLRDNSGNGKKFDIKASVAGFTPESVVMLDGKLTTIRGLGNEIFGANMNVAADKSPFHQDFFYNQVMPKVGAYNQSQNKGATGYNSGWPFYGEHTFSGSYIFHGFYGRFPYRTDIKY, encoded by the coding sequence ATGAAAAAAATAATAATTCCTATAAGCGCTTTATTTGTGATGGACTTTGCTCATGCACAGTTAAGTACCACTGAGAACTATGTATATTCCAAAACTTATTTAAGTGACCCTACTGAACCAAATGTAAGAACCTCAGAAACCGTTCAGTATTTTGACGGTTTGGGAAGACCCAAACAGGTGGTTAATATCAAAGCTACTCCTACGAGTAAGGATGTCGTAACTAAAATAGAATATGACCAGTTTGGAAGACAGACAATAGATTACCTTCCCGTTCCTCAGACAGGAACTCAGAACGGAGCGATCTATACCAATCCATTAGCCAATGCTCCCAATACCCCTTACGGAACAGAAAAGATCTATGCAGAAAAACAACTGGAAAACTCACCCTTAGATCGAATTCTAAGTCAGAAACAGGCTGGAATTGCATGGAACGATAAACCTGTACAATTTGGTTATGATGTCAATATAAACGGAGAAGTAAAGAAATATGTTGCAACCTTTGATTATACAACCTTCACCGCTTTCATAACGCTTTCTACAACAAGTTATACAACAGGTCAGTTATACAAAAATACCATAACCGATGAAGATGGTAATAAAACGATAGAGTTTAAAAACGGACAAGGGCAAATTGTATTAATAAGAAAGATGTTGAATGCTACAGACAGTGCCGATACCTATTATATTTACAATGATTATGATCAGTTGGCTTATGTTTTGTCTCCTAAAGCAGTAGATCAAATTAAAAATCTAGGTGCTGGAGCTGCTATTCCAGATACGGTTCTAAATAACCTTTGTTATCAGTACAAATATGATAGCAAAAACCGATTGGTTGAGAAGAGGCTTCCAGGAAAAGACTGGGAATATATGGTGTATGATAAAGCAGACCGATTGATAGCGACACAAGACGCCAATTTAAGACCGTCTTCAACATGGCTGGTTACAAAATACGACAAATTTGGAAGAGTGGCTTATACGGGACTTATGCCCCTTCCTGGTAAAACACGAGAATGGCTACAAGACACCACCAATCTTTTTGTAATCACTGAAAATAGAGATGCACAGGGCTTTACCATGAGCGGAATGCAAATCTATTATACCAACGGTTTGTATCAGCAGATAGAAACCATATTGTCTGTCAATTATTATGATACCTATCCAGTAGGAACACCTGCCTTTACTCCAACTATTCCCAACCAGAGTGTTATTTTGACAGATAATATGAGTTCAGAGCTTAATACAAAAGGGTTGGCTTTAGCCTCGTATGTAAAAAACATCGAAGATAACAACTGGACGAAGAATTATAATTACTATGATACAAAAGGGAGAGTAATAGGAACTCATTCAATTAATTATTTAGGAGGCTATACTCAAACAGAGTCAAAGCTTGATTTTACTGGATTAGCACAGCAAGCTATTACCCGTCATAAAAGGATGTCTGGAGATAACGAAAGAATGATCTTAGAAACTTTTGAATATGATGCCCAAAACAGGCTTAAAGTCCACATACATAAGGTGGATAATAATCCAGAGGAAGAAATCTTAGCACAGAATGAGTATAATGAACTCTCTCAGCTTGCAACTAAAAAAGTTGGGGGGAAAGATGCTTTAACACCACTTCAAACAATAGATTATACGTACAACATACGAGGCTGGATGACACAGATTAATGATCCAACAAATTTAGGAGCTACTGATCTGTTTGGATATAAGATTAATTACAATCAGGTAGAGGGAGAGGAAGTTCCACATTCAGGTTATTTAGATTTAAAGGTAAAGCCTAAATTCAATGGAAATATTGCAGAGGTGTCATGGAAAACAGCAACTACTCCAAATGATAATTTAAGACGTTATGGATATGTATATGATAGTTTGAACAGATTGCAGGCTGGTTTCTATCAAAAAGACAACAATCCATCAGCAAGGGAATATTTTGAGAAAATAGATTATGATTTGAATGGAAATATTTCTCATTTAGAAAGATCGGGAGGTCTACTTCAAAATTATACAATAGCGGAGGCTTTTGATAATCTTACCTATCACTACCAAGACAATGATAACAGTAATAGATTAAGTACAGTTTCAGATGCTTCAAATAATTATGGAGGATATCCTGAAGTACCTGGGACCGCTATCGCTTATGACCTTAATGGCAATATGACCAGTCATGAAGATAAAGGAATACTGGGAATTCAGTATAATCATTTAAATCTTCCTGATAATTTAATATTTAATCAGACGTATTTTTTTAGAAATATATTTACTGGGGAAAATGAGACAAGAAATATTACGACTCAGTATTTATATCGTGCAGATGGAGCAAAATTAAAAAAGACCTATACATACGGAACAGGAAAAACAAGTTCTGAAGCGTATAAGGTTACAGATTATCTTGATGGTTTTCAATATGAGGCACAAGGAAATATATTTATAGCTCCTACATTAAAATTTGTGGCAACTTCGGAAGGATATTACAACTTTGAAAATAATAAGTATATTTACAATTATACAGATCATTTGGGAAATGTTCGCCTCAGTTACTCTAAAAGTATCAATGGCAGCGCAGAAGTTCTTGAAGAAAACAATTATTATCCTTTTGGATTGAAGCATGAAGGATATAATAATATAGGTGGAAATGCAGCCTACCAATATAAATACAATGGAAAAGAATTACAGACCGAATCAGGAATGTATGATTATGGAGCAAGAATGTATATGCCCGATTTAGGTAGATGGTTTAATCAAGACCCATTGAGTGAGGAATATCGCAAATGGTCGCCGTATAACTATGCGATGAACAATCCAATTAGTTTTATCGATCCAGATGGACGAGGAGTAGAAAGTACTGGAGTAAAAGACAACAAAGATGGAACTTACACAGTTGTAAATGCTAAAAATGATGGAAATACAGGAGTGTATATTACCGATGAAAAGGGCAACTATGATATAAATTCAAGCAAAAAAATTGCTGAAAGCCATCTTCCAACTGAATTTATGCAGGCGAATAATATTACAGGTAAATTTGAAGGACATATAAATGCCACTTTTAGCCTAAATCCAGAATACAATATGAAGATTAATGGAAAGGCATATAAAAATTTAAATGGTAATGACATCAAAAATATCTATGTCAATTTGTTTAAGCAACAAACTAAAGGGATGGGTTGGTATGATACTCTTTCATATTTGAGAGATAATTCAGGAAATGGGAAGAAATTTGATATTAAAGCAAGTGTTGCAGGTTTCACTCCAGAAAGTGTAGTTATGCTTGATGGAAAACTTACAACAATTAGAGGATTAGGTAATGAAATATTTGGAGCTAATATGAATGTAGCAGCAGATAAATCGCCATTCCACCAAGACTTTTTTTATAACCAAGTAATGCCAAAAGTAGGGGCTTACAATCAATCCCAAAATAAAGGCGCTACAGGATATAATTCAGGCTGGCCATTCTATGGAGAACACACATTTTCAGGGTCATATATTTTTCATGGTTTTTATGGAAGATTCCCTTACAGAACAGATATAAAATATTAA
- the istA gene encoding IS21 family transposase: MANKRIDMLNIKQLLRLYTQGVSKLQISKQLGISRNTAKKYISLFHEHQLTYDELIELSDEDLDDLFETPPTDIRDKDSIKKQLESLFPYISKELKRVGVTRYLLWEEYIDKYPSGYQYSRFCHHYREWCKKVNPSMHIEHKAGDKLFVDYTGKKLHIIDKETGEQQEVEVFVSILGASGMTFVEATRTQGKEDFLGSLTKALHYYGGVPAAIVTDNLRTAVKKSHKYEPVITDSLLDFASHYSTTILPTRTYHPKDKALVENAVRIVYTRIFAPLRKDHFFSLEALNKAIENLLEGYNEAPMKRKKYSRADVFREVEKHALSPLPAMVYQLKHSVRATVHKTSHVYLSKDKHYYSVPFSYIGKKVNIIFSKNTVEIYYDQRRIAFHNRVLAKYQYTTVKEHMPSSYQFMTEWNPSRFISWGRSVGEYCEQYIIKILEKKQHPEQSYKTCLGILSLSKKIGNIRLDNACKRALGYEKYSLAMIKSILERGLDNLTDDDAFFEEKKLPKHKNIRGGKYYQ, from the coding sequence ATGGCTAACAAAAGAATAGACATGTTGAACATCAAACAATTATTACGATTATACACCCAGGGAGTAAGTAAATTGCAGATAAGCAAACAACTGGGTATCTCACGCAATACTGCCAAAAAGTATATTAGCCTGTTCCATGAACACCAACTTACATATGATGAGTTGATAGAGTTGAGTGATGAAGATTTAGATGATTTATTCGAGACTCCGCCAACCGATATAAGGGATAAGGACAGTATCAAAAAACAACTTGAATCGCTGTTTCCTTACATATCCAAAGAACTAAAACGTGTTGGGGTTACCCGTTATCTGCTATGGGAAGAATACATAGATAAATATCCTTCAGGCTACCAATATTCCCGTTTTTGTCATCATTACAGGGAATGGTGTAAAAAGGTAAACCCTTCCATGCATATTGAACATAAGGCTGGGGATAAACTTTTTGTGGATTATACTGGGAAAAAGCTTCACATTATTGATAAAGAAACAGGAGAACAACAGGAAGTTGAAGTCTTCGTATCTATACTTGGCGCCAGTGGTATGACCTTCGTAGAAGCTACAAGGACCCAGGGGAAAGAAGATTTTCTTGGAAGCCTTACCAAAGCCCTGCATTATTATGGAGGAGTTCCCGCAGCTATTGTTACCGATAACCTGCGTACAGCCGTAAAAAAGAGCCATAAGTACGAACCTGTCATCACTGATTCCCTCCTGGATTTTGCTTCGCACTATAGTACCACAATACTTCCCACGCGTACCTACCATCCTAAGGACAAGGCTTTGGTTGAGAATGCGGTACGTATTGTTTATACCCGCATTTTTGCTCCATTGCGTAAAGATCACTTCTTTAGCCTGGAAGCATTGAACAAAGCTATAGAAAACCTTCTGGAGGGATATAATGAAGCTCCCATGAAAAGAAAGAAGTATTCCAGGGCTGACGTTTTCCGTGAGGTTGAAAAACATGCATTATCCCCACTACCGGCTATGGTGTACCAGCTCAAGCATTCTGTACGTGCCACTGTTCATAAGACCAGCCATGTATATTTAAGCAAAGACAAACATTATTACAGTGTTCCGTTCAGCTATATTGGTAAAAAAGTAAACATTATTTTTAGTAAAAACACAGTCGAAATTTACTATGATCAGCGCAGAATAGCATTCCATAACAGAGTCCTGGCCAAATATCAGTATACAACTGTTAAAGAGCATATGCCTTCATCTTATCAGTTTATGACGGAATGGAATCCCTCCCGGTTTATCTCTTGGGGAAGGTCTGTCGGAGAATATTGTGAACAGTACATCATCAAAATCCTGGAAAAGAAACAGCATCCTGAGCAGTCCTATAAAACCTGCCTGGGAATCCTTTCATTATCAAAAAAGATTGGCAACATAAGACTTGACAATGCCTGTAAAAGAGCATTGGGATATGAAAAATACAGCCTTGCCATGATTAAAAGCATCTTGGAAAGAGGACTGGATAATCTCACCGATGACGATGCATTTTTTGAAGAAAAGAAACTGCCTAAACACAAAAATATAAGGGGCGGAAAATACTATCAGTAA
- a CDS encoding polysaccharide deacetylase family protein, with translation MILLTFNIVNMEAEAKNSAQISDDERLKITEDNTKAVLRILDLHDVKASFFIEISIVEKLQNLLKAISSKGHEIAFYNQSSNLHRIEETKKWSQDFLEKQIRGIRQKEVKIPQEDLKMLEFNYVSNIDHADILFPFKRLKRDTEIIEEDGLSIVPESISPYSQLPYNDFVFQILPMKYYQNMVFETLKNDDFVLIYLNSWQFTDLKKYRFNLPFYRKLNAGKKMEDKLDALLTWINEKELATSRMKDYIF, from the coding sequence ATGATTTTATTGACTTTTAACATCGTAAATATGGAAGCTGAAGCTAAAAATAGCGCTCAGATTTCTGACGATGAGAGGTTGAAGATCACAGAAGATAATACAAAAGCTGTTCTCAGGATTTTAGATCTTCACGATGTAAAGGCAAGTTTTTTTATTGAAATTTCTATTGTTGAAAAACTTCAAAATTTACTAAAAGCAATTTCATCCAAAGGGCATGAAATTGCTTTTTATAATCAGAGCTCCAATCTTCATCGTATTGAAGAAACAAAAAAATGGAGTCAGGATTTTTTAGAAAAACAGATTCGGGGAATTCGTCAGAAAGAGGTTAAAATTCCTCAGGAAGATTTGAAAATGTTGGAATTTAATTATGTTTCCAATATTGACCATGCAGATATTCTTTTCCCTTTTAAACGCCTGAAAAGAGATACGGAAATCATCGAAGAAGATGGGTTGAGTATTGTTCCTGAAAGTATTTCTCCTTACAGCCAGTTGCCGTATAATGATTTTGTTTTTCAGATATTGCCTATGAAGTATTACCAGAATATGGTTTTTGAAACCTTGAAGAATGATGATTTTGTTTTGATCTATCTCAATTCGTGGCAGTTTACGGATTTAAAAAAATACAGGTTTAATCTTCCTTTTTACAGGAAACTGAATGCCGGAAAAAAAATGGAGGACAAACTGGATGCCCTCCTTACCTGGATCAACGAGAAAGAATTGGCTACTTCTCGTATGAAAGATTATATATTTTAA
- a CDS encoding metallophosphoesterase, with protein sequence MQRNFLIIVAIFLFLEAYIYQAIKTLTDNFWIRTAYWAVSLIIYGIFAYEVTHFSRADRSTARAQIMISLFLVFILPKVFIVLFLLIDDIFRAGGYLIGLTKPSENFFPERRKFLSLAGLGLGGLLSGLFIDGITFGKYRHKVRRVRINFTNLPKSFKGYKIVQISDVHSGSFSDPSKLEHAIDLINEQNPDLVLFTGDMVNNVADEFKPFIPLFSKIKAKDGKFAVLGNHDYGDYVSWESAAAKKQNLETLIDYEKQAGFDMLRNEHRIIDRNGEKLYILGVENWGLKPFPQFGRLDDALKDIPKDATKILMSHDPTHFDYVVKKHPKNVHLTLSGHTHGMQFGLDLKNVKWSPVQYRYPKWADLYESSGKLLYVNRGFGVLGYPGRVGVLPEITLFELA encoded by the coding sequence ATGCAGAGAAATTTTTTAATTATTGTCGCCATTTTTTTATTTTTAGAAGCATACATCTATCAGGCAATAAAAACATTAACGGATAACTTCTGGATAAGAACTGCCTATTGGGCTGTATCTTTAATCATTTATGGTATTTTCGCCTATGAGGTCACTCATTTCAGCAGAGCCGACAGAAGTACAGCGAGAGCTCAAATCATGATCTCTCTATTTTTGGTTTTTATTCTTCCTAAAGTTTTCATCGTTCTATTTTTATTAATTGATGATATTTTCAGAGCCGGAGGTTATTTAATAGGATTAACAAAACCTTCAGAAAATTTCTTTCCTGAAAGAAGAAAATTCCTAAGCTTGGCTGGATTGGGATTAGGCGGATTACTTTCCGGTTTATTCATCGACGGAATCACGTTTGGAAAATACCGCCACAAAGTAAGAAGAGTAAGAATCAATTTCACCAACCTTCCGAAAAGTTTTAAAGGGTATAAAATTGTGCAAATTTCAGACGTTCACAGCGGAAGTTTCTCTGACCCCAGCAAATTGGAACATGCCATTGATCTGATCAATGAACAAAATCCTGATCTGGTTTTATTCACAGGAGACATGGTGAATAACGTTGCGGATGAATTCAAACCGTTTATTCCTCTATTTTCTAAAATCAAAGCAAAAGACGGCAAGTTTGCCGTACTGGGAAACCACGATTACGGCGACTATGTAAGCTGGGAATCTGCAGCTGCCAAAAAGCAGAACCTGGAGACACTGATTGACTATGAAAAACAGGCCGGTTTTGATATGCTTCGAAACGAACACAGAATCATTGACAGAAACGGCGAAAAACTATACATTTTAGGGGTTGAAAACTGGGGACTGAAACCTTTTCCTCAATTCGGAAGACTGGACGACGCCTTAAAAGACATCCCTAAAGACGCAACAAAGATATTAATGAGCCATGACCCTACTCACTTCGATTATGTAGTAAAAAAACACCCTAAAAATGTTCATTTGACACTTTCCGGTCATACACACGGAATGCAGTTTGGCCTAGATCTGAAAAACGTAAAATGGTCTCCGGTTCAATACCGATATCCAAAATGGGCGGATTTATATGAAAGCTCCGGAAAACTATTATACGTCAACAGAGGTTTTGGAGTATTGGGATACCCCGGAAGAGTCGGAGTTCTACCGGAAATTACACTTTTTGAATTAGCTTAA
- a CDS encoding NAD-dependent epimerase/dehydratase family protein produces MESYTERILITGALGQIGTELTNRLVEIHGADNVVASGLDRWQKGITSAGHYERMDVTNTQLVRQIIKDYEITTVYHLASLLSGTSEKQPIFAWKLNLEPLLHFCELAKEGLLKKIFWPSSIAVFGKGIPKENVGQDVVLNPTTVYGISKMAGEKWCEYYFDKYGVDVRSIRYPGLISWKTPAGGGTTDYAVEIFYEAIEEGKYTSFISENTGMPMLYMDDAINATLKLMEAPSENLTVRSSYNLGGMSFTPKELAEEIKKEIPGFEIDYKPDFRQAIADSWPASIDDSIAKKDWGLTYDFGISEMSKDMIKNLKVKLGKN; encoded by the coding sequence ATGGAATCCTATACGGAAAGAATACTGATTACAGGTGCTTTGGGACAAATTGGCACCGAACTTACGAACAGACTTGTTGAAATTCACGGAGCGGATAATGTGGTGGCTTCCGGGCTGGACAGATGGCAAAAGGGGATTACTTCTGCAGGTCATTACGAAAGAATGGATGTTACCAATACGCAATTGGTAAGACAGATCATCAAAGATTATGAAATTACAACGGTTTACCATTTGGCTTCATTGTTATCAGGAACGTCAGAAAAGCAGCCGATTTTTGCTTGGAAACTGAATCTTGAACCTCTTCTTCATTTTTGTGAATTGGCAAAAGAAGGATTGCTTAAAAAGATTTTCTGGCCAAGTTCTATTGCGGTTTTCGGAAAAGGAATTCCTAAGGAAAATGTAGGGCAGGATGTAGTATTGAACCCGACAACGGTTTACGGAATTTCTAAAATGGCAGGAGAAAAATGGTGCGAATATTATTTCGACAAGTATGGAGTAGATGTGAGAAGTATCAGATATCCCGGATTGATTTCTTGGAAAACTCCTGCAGGTGGTGGAACAACTGACTACGCTGTTGAAATTTTCTATGAAGCGATTGAAGAAGGAAAATATACAAGTTTCATTTCAGAAAATACAGGAATGCCGATGTTGTATATGGATGATGCGATTAATGCAACATTGAAATTAATGGAAGCTCCGTCAGAAAATCTTACGGTTCGTTCTTCTTATAATTTGGGAGGAATGTCATTTACTCCGAAAGAATTGGCAGAAGAAATTAAGAAAGAAATTCCAGGTTTTGAGATTGATTATAAACCGGATTTCAGACAGGCAATTGCGGATTCTTGGCCGGCTTCAATTGATGATTCTATAGCGAAAAAAGATTGGGGACTGACTTATGATTTCGGAATTTCTGAAATGTCAAAAGATATGATTAAGAATCTGAAAGTAAAATTAGGTAAAAATTAA
- the ggt gene encoding gamma-glutamyltransferase has product MNKIAIAFILFSFSVSAQYTDITIIKEVKVKNKGVVVSAHPLASEAGAKILRMGGNAYDAIIATQYALAVVYPQAGNIGGGGFLVGVKKTGEKFTIDYRETAPKKASRDMYLDKTGKANTDLSQNGRLAVGIPGSIAGFFATIQYGQLPMEKIIQPAIDLAEKGFAITEQEANLLNSNRPHFQKHNQSTIVFVKDIPWKAGDILIQKELAETLKLIQKSGAKGFYEGKTAELLVAEMKRGSGIITQEDLKNYKVAERKALEFDYKGNTIVSMPLPSSGGVLLAQMLKMSSYENLEKYQQNSTQAVQIMIEAERRAFADRAEYMGDPDFIQDKTSYLISDEYLKNRWKNFSFSKATPSSEVGKIIKQPKESTETTHISIIDKDGNAAAVTTTLNGLYGSKVVVSGAGFFLNNEMDDFSVKPGVPNMFGAVGGEANSIQPNKRMLSSMTPTIVLKNQKPYMIVGTPGGTTIPTSVYQSVVNVIDFKLNANISVNAPKFHHQWLPETVAFEKNFSETTIKELENLGYKTEKWGQIGRTEMILMDNNGNIHAVADGRGDDSVAVE; this is encoded by the coding sequence ATGAACAAGATTGCCATCGCATTTATCCTTTTTTCCTTCTCTGTTTCAGCACAATACACAGACATTACGATTATAAAAGAGGTGAAAGTAAAAAATAAAGGAGTGGTTGTTTCCGCCCACCCTCTTGCAAGCGAAGCCGGAGCAAAAATTCTGAGAATGGGAGGAAATGCTTATGATGCTATTATTGCAACCCAGTATGCTTTAGCTGTTGTATATCCTCAAGCCGGAAATATCGGCGGTGGCGGATTTCTAGTCGGAGTAAAAAAGACCGGTGAAAAATTTACGATAGATTACCGCGAAACAGCTCCCAAAAAAGCATCAAGAGACATGTATCTCGATAAAACAGGAAAAGCCAATACCGATTTATCACAAAACGGAAGATTAGCCGTAGGAATTCCGGGAAGTATTGCCGGTTTTTTTGCAACCATACAATACGGACAACTTCCTATGGAGAAAATCATTCAGCCGGCTATTGATCTTGCGGAAAAAGGATTTGCCATCACAGAGCAGGAAGCCAATTTACTGAATTCAAATAGGCCTCATTTTCAAAAACACAATCAATCTACTATTGTTTTTGTGAAAGACATTCCCTGGAAAGCAGGCGATATTCTGATCCAAAAGGAATTGGCAGAAACCTTAAAATTAATTCAGAAATCAGGAGCAAAAGGATTTTATGAAGGAAAAACGGCAGAACTTCTCGTTGCTGAAATGAAGAGAGGTAGCGGAATCATCACTCAGGAAGATTTAAAAAATTATAAAGTTGCGGAAAGAAAAGCTTTAGAATTTGATTATAAAGGGAATACGATCGTTTCTATGCCCTTACCTTCAAGCGGTGGAGTTTTATTGGCTCAGATGTTGAAAATGTCGAGCTACGAAAATCTTGAAAAATATCAGCAAAATTCTACGCAGGCAGTCCAAATCATGATAGAAGCTGAAAGAAGAGCCTTCGCCGACCGTGCCGAATATATGGGTGATCCTGACTTTATTCAGGATAAAACCTCCTATTTGATTTCTGATGAATATTTAAAAAACAGATGGAAAAACTTCAGTTTCAGCAAAGCAACGCCAAGCTCCGAGGTAGGAAAAATCATTAAACAGCCAAAAGAATCTACGGAAACCACTCATATTTCCATTATTGATAAAGACGGGAATGCTGCAGCCGTTACGACCACTCTAAACGGTTTATACGGAAGTAAAGTGGTTGTTTCCGGAGCCGGATTTTTCTTGAATAATGAAATGGATGATTTTTCGGTAAAGCCTGGAGTTCCGAATATGTTCGGAGCTGTAGGAGGCGAAGCAAATTCTATTCAACCTAACAAAAGAATGCTTTCTTCAATGACTCCCACGATTGTTTTAAAGAATCAAAAACCTTATATGATCGTTGGAACTCCGGGTGGAACGACTATTCCAACTTCTGTTTATCAGTCTGTCGTAAATGTCATTGATTTTAAACTGAATGCCAATATTTCGGTAAATGCTCCGAAATTCCATCATCAGTGGCTCCCTGAAACAGTGGCCTTTGAAAAGAATTTTTCAGAAACGACGATTAAAGAATTAGAAAACCTGGGCTATAAAACGGAAAAATGGGGACAAATAGGAAGAACTGAAATGATCCTGATGGATAATAACGGGAATATTCATGCGGTTGCAGACGGCCGTGGTGATGATTCTGTAGCCGTGGAATAA
- a CDS encoding 3-oxoacyl-ACP synthase III family protein gives MPNTIIIGSGSYLPTRIIGRDYFLDSEFYSEDGVKIDKPAEETIAKFVEITEIENRRFIEEDLSNSQIGYEAAKIAIADAKIDQEELDYIIYASNFGEVTVNGYADFMPTMAARVKNKLGIKNRKCVTYDMLFGCPGWVEAMILANTLIKAGSAKTILVIGGETLSRVTDPSDRNRMIFADGAGAVVVKATDEENVGIIAHNTICDNGIELDYLANGPSINKNTDQTRLFVRMQGRKIYEYALKNVPAAIKETIEDAGLSIEDINKILIHQANAKMDYAMIERLHKLYNVKDYDHSISPMTIQDLGNSSVATIPTMYDLIIKGKMEGQSFKEKGNIVMTSVGAGMNINALVYRFP, from the coding sequence ATGCCGAATACGATCATTATTGGTTCTGGATCTTACCTTCCTACAAGGATTATTGGAAGAGATTATTTTCTAGATTCAGAGTTTTATTCAGAAGACGGGGTGAAGATTGACAAGCCTGCTGAGGAAACTATTGCGAAATTTGTAGAAATCACAGAGATAGAAAACAGGAGATTTATAGAAGAAGATCTTTCGAATTCACAAATCGGTTATGAAGCTGCAAAAATTGCTATTGCAGATGCAAAAATAGATCAGGAAGAATTAGATTATATTATCTACGCAAGTAATTTCGGAGAAGTAACCGTAAATGGCTACGCTGACTTTATGCCGACAATGGCTGCGAGAGTAAAAAACAAACTGGGCATCAAAAACAGAAAATGCGTTACTTATGATATGCTTTTCGGATGTCCGGGATGGGTAGAAGCCATGATTTTGGCTAATACATTAATCAAAGCAGGATCAGCAAAGACGATTCTTGTAATCGGAGGTGAAACATTAAGCAGAGTAACAGATCCTTCTGACAGAAACAGAATGATCTTTGCAGACGGAGCCGGAGCTGTTGTAGTAAAAGCTACTGATGAAGAAAACGTAGGAATTATTGCCCACAATACAATTTGCGATAACGGTATTGAGCTTGATTATTTAGCAAACGGGCCTTCGATTAATAAAAATACTGATCAAACCCGTTTATTTGTGAGAATGCAGGGAAGAAAAATTTATGAGTACGCTCTTAAAAACGTTCCTGCCGCTATTAAAGAAACTATTGAAGACGCAGGTCTGTCTATTGAGGATATCAACAAAATTTTAATCCACCAGGCAAACGCTAAGATGGATTACGCCATGATCGAAAGACTTCACAAGCTTTACAATGTGAAAGATTATGACCATTCTATCTCTCCAATGACCATTCAAGACCTTGGAAACTCTTCCGTAGCAACAATTCCTACCATGTATGATTTAATAATTAAAGGAAAAATGGAGGGTCAATCGTTTAAAGAAAAAGGGAACATTGTGATGACTTCGGTTGGAGCCGGAATGAACATCAATGCTCTTGTTTATAGATTTCCTTAA